One part of the Parabacteroides distasonis ATCC 8503 genome encodes these proteins:
- a CDS encoding TonB-dependent receptor has product MNKFITLILCLCCVFTSAWAEGDDHTSLNPSDANIVGHILDKKTGEHLSFINVYLHGTTIGTTTDATGHYYMKNLPEGKYTLVMKSIGYKTEEKTVTLKKGKTLEINFNAEEDAVSLDGVVVSANRNETTRRLAPSLVNVLDSKVFETTHATSLADGLNFQPGVRVENNCQNCGFQQVRINGLEGPYTQILVDSRPIFSALTGVYGLEQIPANMIERVEVMRGGGSALFGSSAIAGTINIITKEPMRNSAQIAHSLTMIGGSRPDNNTTVNASLVTDDHKAGIYLFGQGRHRASYDHDGDGYSELGKLEAKTLGFRSYLKTSNYSKLTFEYHNISEFRRGGNLLDLPPHETDITEQTDHQINGGGLKFDLFSRDYHHRLNVYTSAQHTKRQSYYGAGKDPNAYGNTTDMTFIGGAQYSYEWDKCLFMPATFTGGAEYSYDDLQDEMLGYHRTIAQTVHIGSAFAQNEWKNDRWSFLIGGRLDKHNMMDHVIFSPRANVRFNPTKDINLRMSYSSGFRAPQAFDEDLHITAVGGDVAIIQISPDLKEENSQSVSASVDFYHRFGPVQVNFLVEGFYTDLRNVFILEEIGRDEDNNLLMERRNGKGARVMGINLEGKMAYSWMQIQAGATLQRSRYKEAEQWSENPNITPQKKMFRSPDVYGYFTSTFTPVKRFSASLTGTYTGSMLVQHLAGYIPEDREEKTRDFFDLNLKLSYDFPIFKSATLQVNAGIQNIFDSYQDDFDKGAHRDAGYIYGPGIPRSYFVGCKISY; this is encoded by the coding sequence ATGAATAAGTTCATTACACTTATACTATGCCTGTGCTGTGTCTTTACATCAGCGTGGGCAGAGGGAGACGATCATACCTCCCTGAATCCTTCCGACGCTAATATCGTAGGCCATATCCTCGATAAGAAAACAGGAGAGCATCTCTCTTTTATCAATGTCTACCTCCACGGTACGACGATCGGTACGACCACCGACGCTACCGGTCATTACTATATGAAGAATCTTCCCGAGGGAAAATACACCTTGGTCATGAAGTCTATCGGATATAAAACCGAGGAGAAGACGGTGACCCTTAAGAAAGGGAAGACATTGGAGATCAATTTCAATGCCGAGGAAGACGCTGTCTCCTTGGACGGTGTCGTCGTATCGGCAAACCGTAACGAGACGACCCGCCGTCTGGCTCCTTCTTTGGTAAATGTACTCGACTCCAAGGTGTTCGAGACTACGCACGCCACTTCCTTGGCCGACGGTCTGAACTTCCAGCCCGGCGTGCGTGTGGAGAATAACTGCCAGAATTGCGGTTTCCAACAAGTACGTATCAATGGTCTGGAAGGCCCTTATACCCAGATCTTGGTGGATAGCCGGCCGATCTTCAGCGCCCTGACCGGCGTATATGGCTTGGAGCAGATCCCGGCGAATATGATCGAGCGGGTAGAGGTGATGCGCGGAGGAGGCTCGGCCTTGTTCGGCTCGTCCGCTATCGCCGGTACGATCAATATCATCACGAAGGAACCGATGCGCAACTCTGCCCAGATTGCCCATTCGTTGACGATGATCGGGGGAAGCCGTCCGGATAATAATACGACCGTGAACGCCTCGTTGGTGACGGACGATCATAAGGCGGGTATCTACCTCTTTGGGCAGGGCCGCCACCGTGCCTCTTACGACCATGATGGCGATGGCTACTCGGAGCTGGGTAAGCTGGAGGCGAAGACCCTCGGATTCCGTTCCTACTTGAAGACCAGCAATTATTCCAAGCTGACTTTCGAGTACCATAACATCAGCGAGTTCCGGCGAGGTGGTAATTTATTGGATCTTCCGCCTCACGAGACGGATATCACCGAGCAGACCGACCACCAGATCAACGGGGGAGGCCTGAAATTCGATCTTTTCTCTCGCGACTACCATCATCGGCTGAATGTGTATACCTCCGCCCAGCATACGAAACGCCAGAGTTATTACGGTGCCGGAAAAGATCCGAACGCCTATGGTAACACGACGGACATGACCTTTATCGGTGGCGCCCAATATTCCTACGAATGGGATAAATGCCTTTTTATGCCCGCTACCTTTACGGGAGGCGCCGAATATAGCTACGATGATCTGCAAGACGAGATGCTTGGCTATCACCGTACGATCGCCCAGACCGTGCATATCGGTAGCGCTTTCGCCCAGAACGAGTGGAAGAATGACCGTTGGAGTTTCTTGATCGGTGGCCGTTTGGATAAGCATAACATGATGGATCATGTGATCTTTAGCCCTCGTGCGAACGTGCGCTTCAATCCGACGAAGGATATCAACCTGCGTATGTCGTACTCCAGCGGTTTCCGGGCCCCTCAAGCGTTCGACGAGGATTTGCATATCACCGCCGTGGGGGGCGACGTGGCGATCATCCAGATTTCTCCGGACTTGAAGGAGGAGAATTCGCAGAGCGTGAGCGCTTCCGTGGATTTTTATCATCGCTTCGGCCCGGTTCAAGTGAATTTCTTAGTGGAAGGTTTCTATACGGATTTACGGAACGTGTTTATCTTGGAGGAGATCGGCCGTGACGAGGACAATAATCTGCTGATGGAACGCCGTAATGGAAAGGGTGCCCGTGTGATGGGTATCAATCTGGAGGGTAAGATGGCCTATTCTTGGATGCAGATACAGGCGGGCGCTACTTTGCAACGGAGCCGCTACAAGGAGGCAGAGCAATGGAGCGAGAACCCGAATATCACCCCGCAGAAGAAGATGTTCCGCTCTCCGGACGTATATGGCTATTTCACCTCTACCTTCACGCCCGTGAAACGTTTCTCCGCCTCATTGACGGGAACCTATACGGGCAGCATGTTGGTGCAGCACTTGGCGGGTTACATTCCCGAGGATCGTGAGGAGAAGACTCGTGATTTCTTCGACTTGAACCTGAAGCTGTCTTACGACTTCCCGATCTTCAAGTCCGCAACCTTGCAGGTGAACGCCGGAATACAGAATATCTTCGACTCCTATCAAGATGATTTCGACAAGGGAGCGCATCGGGATGCCGGGTATATCTATGGCCCGGGAATTCCTAGAAGTTATTTCGTGGGGTGCAAGATCAGTTATTAA
- a CDS encoding putative transporter: MNWLLETLTEPSMIQAVAVISIVAAVGVYLGRLKIFGISLGITFVFFAGIMAGHLGITVNKDMLNFAQNFGLIVFVYTLGLQVGPGFFSSLKKGGVEMNTMGLGVIALGLILTLVFHWITGISVPVMVGLLSGAVTNTPALGAAQQALLQMDPENTRNVTDMALACAVAYPLGVVGVILAIIILRSLFAKKTQSTHKEQDTTTNVAEFQVLNPSIYNKSIQQVMKLTEKHFVISRLWRNGKVTIPTSETILKEKDHLLIISVKADVESIKVLFGEQETTDWNKEDIDWNAIDSQLISRRIVVTRNRVNGVKLGSLRLRNLYGINITRVNRAGIDLVASRDLRLQIGDKLTIVGEANSVNNVGKILGDELKRLDNPNLLAIFVGLTLGVLIGAIPIAIPGMSTPIKLGIAGGPIIVGILMGAFGPRFHLTTYTTQSANLMMRQFGIVIYLAGLGIDSGAHFFETVFRAEGLLWIGLGFLLTIVPVLIVGFIASQFFKLDYAHNIGMLCGSMANPMALSYANTTVEGDEPSVSYATVYPLSMFIRVISAQLLIMLFT; encoded by the coding sequence ATGAATTGGTTACTTGAGACGCTTACAGAACCCTCGATGATACAGGCCGTGGCCGTCATTTCTATCGTGGCGGCGGTTGGTGTGTATTTAGGGCGGCTAAAGATATTCGGCATTTCATTAGGCATCACTTTTGTATTCTTCGCCGGTATTATGGCAGGGCATCTGGGCATTACCGTAAATAAGGACATGCTGAACTTCGCTCAGAACTTCGGGCTTATCGTTTTCGTATATACCTTGGGATTGCAGGTAGGTCCCGGTTTCTTCTCTTCCCTAAAAAAAGGCGGGGTGGAAATGAATACGATGGGATTAGGGGTGATCGCTTTAGGACTGATTTTGACGTTGGTGTTTCATTGGATAACAGGAATTTCCGTCCCCGTTATGGTAGGGTTGCTATCCGGTGCCGTAACGAATACCCCGGCCCTAGGTGCCGCCCAGCAAGCGCTCTTACAAATGGATCCGGAAAATACGAGGAACGTAACGGATATGGCTCTGGCCTGTGCCGTAGCTTATCCATTAGGTGTCGTAGGCGTAATTCTCGCTATTATCATCTTGAGGTCCTTATTCGCAAAAAAGACACAGAGCACGCATAAGGAGCAAGACACGACAACAAACGTAGCGGAATTTCAGGTATTAAACCCCTCTATTTACAATAAGAGCATCCAGCAAGTCATGAAATTGACAGAGAAACATTTCGTGATCTCCCGCCTCTGGAGGAACGGAAAGGTGACGATCCCTACCTCTGAAACCATCTTAAAGGAAAAAGACCATTTGCTTATCATATCCGTAAAGGCGGATGTCGAATCCATCAAGGTACTTTTCGGAGAACAAGAGACTACGGACTGGAATAAGGAAGATATTGACTGGAACGCTATCGACAGCCAATTGATCTCCCGCCGTATCGTCGTAACCCGCAACCGGGTAAACGGGGTAAAGCTAGGCTCGCTCCGGCTCCGCAACCTATACGGGATCAACATCACCCGGGTAAACCGTGCGGGTATCGATCTGGTGGCCTCCCGTGACCTCCGTCTACAGATTGGGGATAAACTAACGATCGTAGGCGAGGCCAATTCCGTGAATAACGTGGGTAAGATATTGGGAGACGAGCTGAAACGGCTGGATAACCCCAACCTGCTTGCCATATTCGTAGGACTTACGCTGGGCGTATTAATCGGGGCGATCCCAATCGCCATACCGGGAATGAGTACCCCCATCAAGCTGGGTATCGCCGGAGGACCGATCATCGTTGGAATCTTGATGGGTGCGTTCGGCCCCCGTTTCCACCTAACGACTTATACCACCCAGAGCGCAAACCTGATGATGCGGCAGTTCGGTATAGTGATCTATCTGGCGGGACTGGGAATCGACTCCGGAGCTCATTTCTTCGAGACCGTCTTCCGTGCCGAGGGATTGTTATGGATCGGTCTCGGTTTCCTATTGACGATCGTACCGGTCTTGATCGTCGGGTTCATCGCCTCGCAATTCTTCAAGTTAGATTACGCCCACAACATAGGTATGCTATGCGGAAGCATGGCCAATCCGATGGCCTTGAGTTATGCCAATACGACCGTCGAGGGTGACGAGCCTTCCGTATCTTACGCTACGGTTTACCCGTTATCCATGTTCATCCGGGTGATTTCTGCCCAATTATTGATCATGTTATTCACTTGA
- a CDS encoding ATP-binding cassette domain-containing protein has product MNETILNGLLNLFAIFASLAKIESDQARQAVNSYLTSHFGIRSHKEYMELFEEIQSVYDDPEFDIDRESVIINVCNQLKPKLIAEDQLLLLLRFMEFAHGNNEGLNENLAIFHKIATIFNIDTDTFDNLYAFVVGKKSPSILTINADDSDKDVNHIYRRGLEGEIRVLRLTRFDRMVFIYQGSGRVFMNDIPLTSGIFYGWQRSSVIKSPLFLPVYYSDVLDVFNQNEHKERILLTGRDIEFSFKNSENGMHNFSFNLESGQLVAIMGGSGVGKSTLLSILNGNIIPGEGNVCLNGHPLSDPECKQLIGFVPQDDLLIEELTVFQNLWYTARLCFANLTKKEIEDRVNTILEDLDLSKIRDLAVGSPIRKTISGGQRKRLNIALELIREPAILYLDEPTSGLSSTDSEKVIMLLKEQTHRGRLVVVNIHQPSSEIYKLFDRLWLLDTGGYPIYDGNPIEAITYFKRIANYTDQDISVCGTCGNINPELILTIIDAKKIDDSGNQTNIRKITSKEWHELYVASRPKFQEVKPTPLPPNHQQKPSIWKQFCIFLERNIKTKLTNKQYLCIALLETPLLAVIVALLTRFVPDDGYSLLANKNLVSYIFMAVIVATFTGLSISAEEIIKDRTLLKRERFLRLSRGSYLSSKMFYLLCISAIQSLLFIVVGNLLIGIGSEMFLTWWITLWATSFLANLTGLVLSQSLNSIVAIYITIPLLLIPQILLCGLVVKFDDLSRSASSRNIVPLIGEVIPSRWAFEALVTEQFRNNSYNRLFFTVEKEKFLAQYYRNVHADEVRSLINSLNLIPEKREKNTRTIHNELAVLSRAARIAPYTSKESYESYMDKVEKALHTRSDNFTALLEKKRKEVIQEHGSEWLNTLKKEHHNSAIEELVLNSTSTQFYKEAHNRIYPKIGQIYLEPDNNWGRAPFYSHEKKFAGYTFSTFTFNLLMLGIFALLVIISIFAEFPGKYLNKGSD; this is encoded by the coding sequence ATGAATGAAACTATACTCAATGGGCTACTAAACTTGTTCGCTATATTTGCGTCCTTGGCAAAAATAGAAAGTGATCAAGCACGTCAAGCTGTCAATTCTTACTTAACCAGTCACTTTGGTATCCGCTCCCATAAAGAATATATGGAGCTATTTGAAGAGATACAAAGTGTTTACGATGACCCGGAGTTCGACATCGATAGAGAAAGCGTTATTATTAACGTATGCAACCAGCTCAAGCCCAAATTGATCGCGGAAGACCAACTATTGCTTCTTCTCCGTTTCATGGAGTTCGCCCATGGCAACAATGAAGGATTGAACGAGAACTTAGCCATTTTCCATAAGATCGCTACGATATTCAATATCGATACGGATACCTTCGACAACCTATACGCCTTTGTAGTCGGTAAAAAATCCCCCTCCATACTTACGATCAACGCTGATGATAGCGATAAAGACGTCAACCATATCTACAGAAGGGGGTTGGAGGGCGAGATACGGGTGTTGAGACTGACCCGGTTCGACCGAATGGTCTTTATCTACCAAGGCAGCGGACGGGTATTCATGAACGATATCCCGCTTACTTCCGGTATCTTCTATGGCTGGCAACGCAGCAGCGTAATCAAAAGCCCACTATTCTTGCCGGTTTATTATAGTGATGTCCTCGATGTATTCAATCAGAATGAGCATAAGGAACGTATTTTATTAACCGGGAGGGATATCGAGTTCAGCTTCAAGAATAGCGAGAACGGTATGCACAATTTCTCTTTCAACCTTGAATCTGGCCAGTTGGTAGCCATCATGGGAGGAAGCGGCGTTGGTAAGTCGACCTTGTTAAGCATCTTAAATGGGAATATTATCCCCGGAGAGGGAAATGTATGCCTGAACGGACATCCGCTGAGTGATCCGGAATGCAAGCAATTGATCGGTTTCGTGCCTCAGGATGACTTGCTGATCGAGGAGCTGACCGTATTCCAAAATCTATGGTATACCGCCCGCCTTTGTTTCGCCAACCTGACCAAAAAGGAGATCGAGGATCGTGTCAATACGATACTGGAGGATTTGGATCTGAGCAAGATCCGGGATTTGGCCGTCGGGTCTCCAATCCGGAAAACGATCAGCGGAGGGCAACGTAAACGTTTAAATATAGCACTGGAACTTATCCGTGAGCCGGCGATCCTTTATTTGGATGAGCCTACCTCCGGCCTCTCGTCCACCGATTCCGAAAAGGTCATCATGCTGTTAAAGGAACAAACACACCGGGGACGGCTCGTGGTTGTCAATATCCACCAACCTTCGTCCGAGATCTATAAACTGTTCGACCGCCTATGGTTATTAGATACCGGCGGTTACCCGATTTACGACGGTAACCCGATCGAGGCGATCACCTATTTCAAACGGATCGCCAATTATACAGATCAAGACATCAGTGTTTGCGGCACCTGCGGAAATATCAATCCGGAACTAATCCTAACCATTATCGACGCAAAAAAGATAGACGATAGCGGAAACCAGACAAACATCCGGAAGATAACTTCAAAAGAATGGCATGAGTTATATGTAGCTTCCCGCCCGAAGTTCCAAGAGGTTAAGCCTACCCCCCTGCCCCCGAATCATCAGCAGAAGCCCTCGATCTGGAAGCAATTCTGTATCTTCTTGGAAAGAAACATAAAGACCAAGCTGACCAATAAGCAGTACTTGTGCATCGCCTTACTGGAGACTCCTTTATTGGCGGTGATCGTGGCCCTGCTCACCCGCTTCGTACCCGATGACGGGTATTCTTTGCTGGCGAACAAAAATCTGGTATCCTACATTTTCATGGCGGTGATTGTCGCTACTTTCACGGGATTAAGTATCAGCGCCGAAGAGATCATCAAGGACCGGACGCTCCTAAAGCGAGAACGATTCTTGCGATTGAGCCGAGGCAGTTATCTCTCGTCAAAGATGTTCTACCTGCTTTGTATCTCAGCGATCCAAAGTTTGCTATTCATAGTGGTAGGAAATTTATTGATAGGCATTGGAAGCGAGATGTTCCTTACTTGGTGGATCACGCTATGGGCAACCTCATTCCTCGCCAACCTGACAGGTTTGGTACTATCGCAATCCCTAAACTCGATCGTAGCGATCTATATAACGATACCGCTGCTTTTAATCCCGCAGATCTTACTTTGCGGCTTAGTTGTCAAGTTCGACGATTTGAGCAGAAGCGCATCCAGCCGGAACATAGTGCCCCTTATCGGTGAGGTTATTCCCTCACGTTGGGCATTCGAGGCGTTGGTTACGGAACAATTCCGGAACAACAGCTACAACCGCCTATTTTTCACGGTCGAGAAAGAAAAGTTCCTAGCGCAATATTACCGGAATGTCCATGCTGACGAGGTGCGCAGCCTCATAAACAGCCTCAACCTGATCCCGGAGAAACGGGAAAAGAACACCCGGACGATCCACAACGAACTGGCCGTACTATCCCGTGCCGCCCGTATCGCCCCCTATACGTCCAAAGAGAGTTACGAGAGCTATATGGATAAAGTAGAAAAAGCCCTGCATACCCGTAGCGATAATTTCACGGCGTTATTAGAGAAAAAACGGAAAGAGGTCATTCAAGAACACGGCTCCGAATGGTTGAACACCTTGAAAAAGGAACATCATAACTCAGCCATCGAGGAGCTGGTACTCAACTCAACCAGTACCCAATTCTATAAGGAGGCCCACAACCGGATCTACCCTAAAATCGGGCAGATTTATCTGGAACCGGACAATAATTGGGGACGTGCGCCTTTCTATAGTCATGAGAAAAAATTCGCCGGTTATACATTTTCTACTTTTACATTTAATTTATTAATGTTAGGAATCTTTGCTTTATTGGTAATTATATCTATCTTCGCAGAGTTTCCCGGCAAGTATTTAAACAAAGGGAGCGATTAA
- a CDS encoding THUMP-like domain-containing protein, whose product MEQIEELSRFIKEHASDDLNRLLLSASRYPGIDIPFVVDQLKSRRQIKDKLPSWYQNDRLVFPAKIAAEQCSSEQTALYKQRLVDPQAHVCDLTGGLGIDSYFFSRKVQQVTYIERFPAYCEAAIHNFKVLEADNVTVLNGDSTELLAEIDGIDVFYIDPARRGEGNKRVFALQDCEPDLTKLVPVLFSHAPRVIAKLSPMADIRMTLDLLPGVTDIQVLSVKNECKELLFVLERGSRNGNPRICCVNFISEEESESFTFSLMEEREAVASIRGEVKRYLYEPNVSILKAGAFKAVATRFGLSKLHVSSHLYTSDEVVPCFPGRSFVVDEVIPFTNKQCKTLSRQIPQANITVRNFPLSVEELRKRTKIADGGTIYLFATTLENGDKVLIKAHKI is encoded by the coding sequence ATGGAACAAATAGAGGAACTTTCACGATTTATCAAGGAACATGCGTCGGATGATTTGAATCGTCTGTTGCTTTCCGCCTCTCGTTATCCGGGGATCGATATCCCTTTCGTGGTGGATCAATTAAAATCTCGGCGGCAGATCAAGGATAAACTACCTTCATGGTATCAAAACGATCGACTGGTTTTTCCGGCGAAGATAGCGGCGGAGCAATGTTCCTCGGAACAAACTGCCTTGTACAAACAGAGGTTGGTAGATCCACAGGCACATGTATGTGATTTGACCGGAGGGTTGGGGATCGATAGCTATTTCTTCTCTCGGAAAGTACAGCAGGTTACTTATATCGAACGCTTTCCCGCTTATTGCGAGGCGGCTATCCATAATTTCAAGGTACTAGAGGCTGATAACGTAACGGTATTGAATGGCGATTCTACGGAGTTGTTGGCTGAGATCGATGGAATAGATGTGTTCTATATCGATCCGGCTCGTAGGGGAGAAGGAAATAAGCGGGTTTTCGCATTGCAAGATTGCGAGCCGGATTTAACAAAGCTAGTCCCCGTCTTATTTAGTCATGCCCCAAGGGTGATCGCTAAACTATCCCCGATGGCGGATATTCGTATGACACTGGATTTACTTCCGGGTGTGACTGACATACAGGTTCTTTCGGTGAAAAACGAATGTAAGGAACTTTTATTTGTGCTGGAACGAGGCTCGAGAAACGGGAATCCTCGGATCTGTTGCGTGAATTTTATCTCGGAGGAAGAGTCGGAATCGTTTACGTTCTCATTGATGGAAGAGCGGGAAGCGGTCGCCTCCATCCGTGGAGAAGTCAAGCGTTATTTATATGAACCGAATGTCTCCATCTTGAAGGCAGGTGCGTTTAAAGCGGTCGCCACTCGTTTCGGATTGAGTAAATTGCATGTTAGCAGTCATTTATATACGTCGGATGAGGTAGTCCCTTGTTTTCCGGGACGTTCTTTTGTGGTAGACGAAGTGATCCCCTTTACGAATAAACAATGTAAGACCTTGTCGAGGCAGATTCCCCAAGCGAATATCACAGTCCGTAATTTCCCCCTCTCGGTGGAAGAGTTACGTAAGCGAACTAAAATTGCGGATGGAGGAACTATCTATCTTTTCGCTACTACTCTGGAAAATGGGGATAAGGTACTTATCAAAGCTCATAAGATATAG
- a CDS encoding sensor histidine kinase has product MRFLNYAGGVFILLLLALGCKPEAKRSRVLVIQSFRWDDKNYLELNSDIRKELRKNRVNADIRTFYLDCECYMAEEEEERMYNFIDTIRLWKPDIILVNDDQATYTLMKCGHPFVKKVPVVFSGVNFPNWDLLEKYPNVTGSWDKIDYKENLRLIDQQMGKSRIYINYDKTSLGQLAFRELIKAVDTSRYVLNYNQLAFQLNDPDFKVDSMTFRTEMRMKAIRPSKNVIHFMPFRKANGEFLLSNINGTYPYCVFFNIRYDYTSAGLSKMFVTPSFTAVREIFNINVEVLGGYFCSNRIQAAEQARLAAKILSGTPVSSVPIVESPKEYLYDWGEMQRLGISKEEVPTNVHIINMPISERYKIGVFIASSLGVILLLALIGYLFYLYWREARRRKAVLANLKQEKEHLSLALEGGNIFAWKLQSGTFRFDNEFFSYVNISPREIPLDELYEMTHPDDRQSLRSLIDFICTGTISHHILQYRCDFNGKGYQWWEFRYGSLEDANDGYVINGLCLNIQNIKDTEEVLISAREKAEESDRMKSAFLANMSHEIRTPLNAIVGFSNLMNSEEVLEPEEREQFVKLINTNSDLLLKLINDILDLSRMESGKMSFVFDRHDLNVLINEIYCTFQLMMPEGVELRMRVPEIPVVVAVDPYRLKQVLSNFINNAIKFTTSGYIEVGYYFCTKGDCLHIYVEDTGIGIPEEKQKQVFDRFCKLDEFAQGTGLGLAICQVIAQRFGGEIQLKSEYGKGSRFMLTLPKERIG; this is encoded by the coding sequence ATGAGATTTTTAAATTATGCCGGGGGTGTTTTTATTCTGCTCTTATTGGCGTTGGGGTGCAAACCCGAGGCGAAGCGGAGCCGTGTGCTTGTGATCCAATCTTTTCGGTGGGATGACAAGAACTATCTGGAATTAAACTCGGATATCCGGAAAGAACTGAGAAAAAACCGGGTGAATGCGGACATCCGCACGTTTTATCTCGATTGTGAGTGCTATATGGCTGAGGAGGAAGAGGAACGGATGTATAACTTTATCGATACGATACGTCTTTGGAAGCCCGACATCATATTGGTGAATGATGATCAGGCTACCTATACGTTGATGAAATGCGGCCATCCTTTTGTAAAGAAAGTTCCGGTTGTTTTCTCTGGCGTCAATTTCCCTAATTGGGATTTGCTGGAAAAATATCCGAACGTAACAGGTAGTTGGGACAAGATTGATTATAAGGAAAACCTTCGTTTGATCGATCAGCAAATGGGAAAGTCTCGCATTTATATCAATTATGATAAGACCTCCTTAGGGCAGTTGGCTTTCCGGGAGTTGATAAAAGCGGTCGATACGAGCCGATATGTATTGAATTATAATCAATTGGCTTTCCAATTAAATGACCCGGACTTTAAGGTAGATTCCATGACGTTTAGAACCGAGATGAGAATGAAGGCGATACGTCCTTCGAAAAATGTAATTCATTTCATGCCTTTTCGTAAAGCCAATGGGGAGTTTTTATTGAGTAATATTAATGGTACCTATCCTTATTGCGTATTTTTCAATATCCGTTATGACTATACATCCGCAGGTTTGTCTAAGATGTTCGTGACTCCTTCATTTACGGCGGTGCGGGAAATCTTTAATATAAACGTGGAAGTTCTGGGAGGCTATTTTTGCTCGAATCGCATACAAGCGGCGGAACAGGCTCGGTTGGCGGCTAAAATTCTTTCCGGTACGCCTGTCTCTTCCGTTCCGATCGTAGAGAGTCCTAAAGAGTATCTGTATGATTGGGGGGAGATGCAACGTTTAGGTATCTCAAAGGAGGAGGTCCCTACTAATGTTCACATCATCAATATGCCTATTTCTGAACGGTATAAGATTGGGGTTTTTATCGCCTCTTCCTTGGGCGTGATCTTATTGCTGGCATTGATCGGTTATTTGTTTTATCTCTATTGGCGGGAAGCAAGACGAAGGAAAGCGGTGCTCGCTAATTTAAAGCAAGAGAAGGAGCATCTTTCTTTAGCGTTGGAAGGGGGGAATATATTCGCTTGGAAATTACAGTCTGGTACCTTCCGGTTTGACAACGAGTTCTTTAGCTATGTGAATATTTCTCCCCGGGAAATTCCTTTGGATGAGCTGTACGAGATGACTCATCCGGACGATAGGCAGAGTTTGCGCTCCTTGATTGATTTCATTTGTACGGGTACGATCTCTCATCATATCCTTCAATATCGTTGCGATTTTAACGGGAAAGGTTACCAATGGTGGGAATTTCGTTACGGAAGCTTAGAGGATGCGAATGATGGGTATGTAATCAATGGCTTATGTTTGAATATCCAAAATATCAAGGATACGGAGGAGGTCTTGATCTCTGCGAGGGAAAAAGCCGAGGAGTCGGATCGGATGAAGTCGGCTTTCTTGGCGAATATGAGCCATGAGATCCGTACGCCGCTGAATGCGATTGTCGGTTTCTCGAATTTAATGAACTCGGAAGAGGTCTTGGAGCCGGAAGAGCGTGAGCAGTTCGTGAAGTTGATTAATACGAACTCCGACTTACTATTGAAACTGATCAATGATATTTTAGATCTTTCCCGTATGGAATCCGGAAAGATGAGTTTTGTTTTCGATCGCCATGATTTGAATGTCTTGATCAATGAAATCTATTGTACTTTCCAGTTGATGATGCCCGAGGGGGTAGAGCTACGCATGCGTGTCCCCGAGATCCCGGTGGTTGTGGCGGTAGATCCTTATCGGCTGAAACAAGTATTGTCTAATTTTATCAATAATGCCATCAAGTTCACGACTTCGGGCTATATAGAAGTGGGATACTATTTCTGTACGAAAGGCGACTGCCTTCATATCTATGTAGAAGACACTGGTATCGGTATCCCTGAGGAGAAACAGAAGCAAGTTTTTGATCGTTTTTGCAAATTGGATGAGTTTGCGCAAGGCACCGGACTCGGACTGGCGATTTGCCAAGTGATAGCGCAGCGTTTCGGCGGTGAGATACAATTGAAGTCGGAATATGGTAAAGGTAGCCGTTTTATGCTAACTTTGCCTAAAGAACGTATAGGTTGA